The Eleginops maclovinus isolate JMC-PN-2008 ecotype Puerto Natales chromosome 10, JC_Emac_rtc_rv5, whole genome shotgun sequence nucleotide sequence ATTACTTTACATACAACAAATGATTgtattgttaatgtttttaagaaatatttgaaaGTTAGACATTTCTAGCATTGTACCATTCAGAAGATAAATAGTTTAGAGTATACTACATTTCATGTAACAATTGAAACACCTTTACCCTTTTAGAATAACTTGTTGATTATCTTGATTCTTGATTTTGCCTCTTTGCCCAGAAACAAAGATGGTAGAGGTGGTGacagcttcctgtgtgtgtgaggagtttcCCAAACCCGCCAGTACAGAGGAGAAGAATAACTTGATAACAATGTCCTCTGTGATGGTCGAGCTGGGGCTGGTCCTCTTTATCTTGGCTCTTGGTGGGGTAGAAGGTGGTGGAGGTGGTCTGGGTGTTGATACAGTGAATTCCTACCATGTGAAACAGGAAATCCAACGATGGAAAGAGATTGTAAATTACAAAATGATATTCAAGCGTATTCCTGTAACAATATCCtgtaacaataatacaaaaaagagACAATTTTACAGTCGATAAGTTCAACAAAGATAATTTAGTACAGATTATGTGTGTTATTCTTCCTCAAGACTGATGATTTAATACTGGCAACTAAATCTTTCATCATCATGAAGCCGGATCCAAACAGCTGAGAAATGAATTCAACTTATGCAAAGGGGCAGAGAAGAAAGAATGGGagaacagctgttttttttgtaaattccTAAGTCACAAACCCACACTcaacagacagagaggctgtCAAAGGCAGGGTGAGAGGGAGGGACACTGAAGAGGGAGAAGCGGGGAGAGAAGGGGTCTCACAGAGAGTGCACTGTTAGAGGACAGAAGAGTGTTAACAGCCAGCGTAGGTAGATCACCGGAGCAGCCACAAGTCAGAACGGAGAGTGAGAAACGGACAGGAAGGTTCAAACTtgtgaagagagaagaggagattAGCTGGAGAGTGTTGTGACTGTGTTTGGGCAACAGGAGCGTTTGTTAGCCAGGAAGAGGGCAGCCGAGCCTGAGGAGATGCTGTGAGGAAAAGTGCCAAGTGATGGAGCTTGAAGCACCCAGCAGGCGAGCACAGCTAGTCAGGTACAGCAATATGGCATCTTTATTATCATTTGTGTCCCGTGCTATTCTGAGAAGTATCTGAACAGtgaaaaactactttttttaaGGCTTTGTTAATCCtgtatttccattcattttataacatttctaGTCATTTTCCACTTTGACTGCGGTAGCTAAATGTTGAAAGTGCTGTAAAGCAACCATGTAATGTCTTATCTGACTTTTTCTAAGCTTCACCCATAGTGTATTTACCCTTTTCAATTATAAATACCCATTTTAAAAGTTTGTAAAGCCACAAGAAATATGTTGCATACAATAATCCAGTATGAGATAACTCCTAAGGCAGTCAAATGTATAAAACGCCTTACGTCATTACTTCATTTATGAGGGTCAAACGTTTTGTGATTATTTCCCTGACATTGAAAGACATGACAATGTAGGAGacatgcaaatgttttttgtagATGGAGAGGGTGGgatattttattcaacatgttCTGTGTCCAACTTCACATGATGCTACAGAGCACCACAAAGCGCACTCTGTGTGGTACACAGACCCACCGTTTGTCCTCCCCTCCATCCCTCTTTAGCATTTTAAGTCTTCCCCTCCCCGAGCAAGTCACCCCCGCTGATTAAGAAGGAGATTTTCCAAATATTTCACAACACCCACGTAACCCCCCCCAGTGGCTATGAGGTTGTTAGTCTCCGCTATCATCCCCTACAAAGActtgattgttttctttgtttattgcGTGTCTCACTTGTACAGGATTGTGTTTGATATCAGCGAATATTGCGGTAGACAAACCACGCGGAACCTCTGGTTCACCCACGAGTGCGTGCGGAGGCTCCGTGTGAGATGCTTCTCATGGATTTTATCTTCAAGTTCATCTGGGATGCTGTTTCACCGGGGTCACCAAACAATACACAGTTTAGATAAGTtgtcaaataaagacaataaatcAGGTTTAAAATCATGTAAGAATAGTTTTTATTAGAcgattgaaaatgaaatgattacATTAGTACgttatacatatttatgtacataaatacatacattaactGCAGCAAATACATACCACACAGTAAGTTTTGTTCTaaaacatacacattcacatttaatgagatatatatatatacaacagtaagtttggaaattaaaaaaatatatataaattgtaGAAATAATCACCTTTAAACATTCATACTGAAATACAGCGAGAATGTAGCTCTAGAAATagatatttactttaaagtaaaatgctacaaaataaaatatgatccaattttatatttgtatgtcaTTATAAGGGCCTAGAatggatataaaaaaacacaaataaaatatacaggGCAAATTGAAAAATTAGCAAAGTATCTGGGCAGCattaatttgaaatgaaatggcAAACGTGTGACATGAAACTGAAGAACAGAGCAAACATACAGCAATAACAGAAGAAAGGAGTAAGGAAATGAATCCTGGGTTGAACAGTAGGTGTAAGGAACACGCTGTCATGTGACCTGAAGTACAAAACCAAATCTGCTGATTAACTTTGTGGCCTTGGCTTAAACAGACAGCGTGACACATTAAACCCCCCCCTCTTATTCATTTCTCTTCCACCGGCCACTTTACTTCCCTGGCTCCTTTTATTTTGGTTTCCTGTCCTCAGCAGTCAACCCTGCAGTTTGGGACGCATTCCAAATCTCGTCTCTCATACCAGCCCGTCCCTGCTGCTATAGATTGGTTTTCACACGGTCCCGGGGCCCCTCCCTGCTACCATGGCGATGCAGCTGTCACCTGTCAGTTTGGTGGTGGGGACCGCACTGGCCTGTTGTAGCTCAGAATAGAAATGTGGGAGAGTTTTAAGCTGGAAGTGTGAGAGCACAACACCGAGTCCCAGAGAGGATGAACAGTTGACGGGGAACAAAAATCTGAACTATATGGGAATGTGGCAAATGTGTCTTTGGAGGTTACATGGCAGTGTTCATGGGAGTGACTGACTGCTGCTACAGGGGGAAACAGATTGTATTGGTAAGGCCAGTTCATTCAGATGTGTCCGCAGAGTTTTACTGAGAATTGTTGTTCAGGCTTGCACttgatgtgtgtatttatagtttatcttttattatggAAACTGAAAAGTGTTTGCTCAGAGATTGTGGTAAACTATCAACTGTTGATCCCATTTCATGTGATTTCATTACTTTGTTGgtgttgcatttaaaaaaaaacctcttctgggtatattgtgtgtttgtggatacATACTGTATCCTCTTGAAGGAAGAAACTCTTTCTTTTGAACACACATGTATATGAAAGAACCTGGTTAAAGTCCACTCCAGGCCTTAGTTTGGGTGCTAAAACCTACATTTCTGACAGGAGTTTGTGACTGGTTGGTCCTCTAGTTAACTCATcttccttttattgttttgggcTTCCATTGGTTGGTTCTAACTGCTTattatgtgttattttaatgttttcaatGCAGAATGGATGATCAGGACAGAGTAAGCCAAACATCCAGCCGGGCAACCATTTCCTACTTTCCCGTCATGCAGGTTTGTTAAAAGTCAGCGTTTTTCTAGCTTGTCATTATGTGCTCATGTGAACCGCTGAATAAGACGCTTTGAATgcatgaatatttattattttcatccTTGGCTAACAGGAAAGTGATGGAAGGGTGCAAACATTTGGGAAAAGATGTCAGTCTGCCAAGAGAGATCCCAACTGCTCTGTGGTCATCAGAGGATGGCTGAACAAAAAAGTAATTTCCTCTGCTTAACAATTCATTATTGCATGTAAAAGAGTGACTTATTTAAGCAAACAGCAGCCCCTAATGAATCTCTCTTTTGCAGGACAGCTCTGGTTTGAAGCTATGGAAGAGAAGGTGGTTTGTCCTCTCCAACTTCTGTCTGTTTTACTATAAAGGTACACATCTTATAACACTGCACTTTGGATGAAATGAAACCATTTCATGTGCTCTGATTGTCCACCAATGCATCTCTtttgttcacttttattttctgtcccCTGCCAGACAGTAGAGAAGAGTCTGTGCTGGGCAGCATCCCACTCCCGAGCTACAAAATCCTGTTCTGCACACCGAGGGAATGCAAGAACAGAAAGTTCACGTTCAAGGTATCATCATGAGGTTACTCGTGCAAACTAGAAATATGTTGTTAACGTTTGACTTTCAGTCACACACTTTAAAACTGTTGTTGATCtcataaatacacttttattcAGGAATTATACTTCCACTGAACACACCAGTGGTTTTATGTTCTACACCAAGCCAAATTAAAGCAAGTATAGGAGAATATTCAACAGTGTAACattgtgaatgttttctttaaacataGGTGGTGCACCAGGGAATGCGCTCCTACTTCTTCAGCGCTGACACTCAGGAGGACATGTTGGGTTGGGTCCGAGCCCTCAGCCAGTCTGCTGCAATGGAGTCGAACAGCTCCCTTAACAGGTAAAACACTAATCACTTTGTGCTTGAGAGTGAAAATACTAAAGAAATGTCAAGATTGAGCTTATGTTTTCCTGTGTCTCTGATCCTTTCAGGCGCTGCTCAAGCTACCAGGATTTCACACAGATAGGTGGCAGCACTGAATCAGTGGATTTCCCAAAAAACCCCTCTGATGGAGAGGATCCCTCCCAAAGACACAGGAACGTCAGCAGGACTCTGAGCGAACCGAGCCACCTCGCTGGTGGGAGGATGGGGACGTCGTGCTCAGAGCTGAGGGGGAGGCGGAGTGTGCGTCAGAGAAACAGCAGGTTGtcaaaaagcacacatttaaatCCCGGTGGTGTACTTCGAGGTAAAATCCTCAGAGTAGCATCCCAAATGTGtcatttctgttctgtttcGCTCTTCAAACAGAACACCCAGCCCTCGTGAATTTAGCAGAAGAAGAGCTTGTGGTCCACACCAAGAGGAAGACTCTCTTCCTGGTCAAATCACGCCACCCATGCAGACAGAAATGATGAGCTCAAGAGGTCAGCTGGGGTCGCGACCTCATACACCGGTGGGAAGGGTTGACATTCGACCTAACGATGACTCCGCCATGGGGCCGCATACTCTGTACTACGCACCTGCCTCACCTCAGCTGGAGTTCAAATCCACTCCGACCACTCCAGTCACGGAAAGGTGGCAAAGCATAAGCAGGGTCAGGATTACTGAACGCATCTTAAACATACAATCTAAATAGTATTGGTTTAAGAATGACTATGACACaccttttcttttcatattttacaGCCTATACCCACCTATGGGTCTGTCCACCATATCCAGAGTGGGAGACGACCGTTAGGAAAGGTGACTATAGTGTGACCAACGCATTTAATGTAAACATCCAGGCTGATGAGCAGCAGTGCACTGTAGcattgtatgttttgtatataaTGCTATGTGTTCTCTATCTATATACTGTCTCTTCTTTCAGAGCTACTCTACAGGGGCAAATGCAGACTTACTGCCCCCTTTGCCCCCCTCATCAAGGGCCCCACATGCTCCCCAGCACCcacaccaccatcaccaccaccatcatcaccatcaccgcAGCaatatgtctgtttgtgtgctaCCGCAAGCTATGGTACAGCCTGTCTGCCCTCTGTGTTCCTCTGGTGTCTTATGTGGTACAAATGTCTCCtcccaaaaacattttgtgttgtgGTATTGTCTTGAACAGTTCAGACTCATTTTAAGTATTTCActaaccttgttttttttgtagaattTGTGATATGTATGTGTCACTgacttgttttatgtttatatcaATGTAATATTGTCACTAATGCTTGTTATATCAGTTTAATTTGTGACCAATTAATCATATATTGTGATTAATTATGGCTAAATCTATGAGTTCTGCCATATGCATGCTTCATGACATTAGTGTTACATATAGTAAAGCAGGTATTTTTCTTCCTAATTCATGACCTTGGCCTCTGTTGCTTCTGCCATGTTCTTTTGAAAGACTCCAGCTCCGTCTTTACATGCATCAACATACATTGACCAACTGTAGTCAACACAAAGGATACAAAACATATTAACTAAAAATTCACAACATAAATATTGACAATCACATATTTGTTAAAGCTGgtgaacaggaagaagaaatatcaacaataaCACGGATTTTAAATAGAACTGTTTAACAAAATGATAACCTTGGTGCATTTCAGCCTCCAAAGCCTGAAACCCCTCCAATCAGGCCTCTTGAAAGTGATGCAGACGTGAGTATTCACAACATTGCATATGGCACTTGCTGGCCTCAGCATATGTTGCCATTATTTATCTTAttggatgtttgttttattttgcctcTTCAGGTTGTGTTGACGAGGTTGTGTGGGTGTGACAAGCTGCTCCAGTCTCTGTCTGTAGAACTGGCCCAGCTGCAAATGGATAAAGTGAGTAATaactataatataataacaatataaaccATTTAAAGCATGTTGTGACTGTTTTAAGAGTACAGATAATACATACTTGTATTCGATGTTGCAGGATAGCGTCCAGTGTGCATTGGAGGTATCCAGACTGCAGCTGGAGGAGTGGAAAAGTCAGGGGCCGAGGGCACAGGAAGAGGCGCTGATCCAGAAGGCTTTGCTCCAGGAAGAGCTGGTCACGATCAGGGCCAAAATGTGTGACGTATCATTGGTGTGTAACAAAATCAGACTGATAATGAAATCAACTGTACAGTAGATTCTCCggtggttttaaaaaaaaagaaaaatcacaaataTACTATTTTTATTCAGGAAATGGAAAGGGTGTGGAGTCAATATGAAAGAATGGAGAGTGAACTGTGGGTTATACGTTCACACCTGCAGCACATCTGTAACTTTGGAGTGCCACAGGTATTTGAAATGTACAAGCTGCATGGTTCCTGATGTGTATGTGTTCATAAGTTTTAGCTGTTGACCTGGTTCATATAACAATTTCTAATATATCACATGCAGTCTCATTAGAGTATACCGCCAGCCCATCTGAGTAATTCTACCAACTGcttaaaaaatagcttttttctCACAAGCCAATCATAAAAAAGAATTGTGATGGAGGTTTTAAAAGACAGTACAAACACAGAGGTCAAATATACAGTAGCTTTATTTAAACACGAAGTATGAGAacaatattgtattttctgaagaCGAAAGCATGCCAACCATTATAAACCTGAAAACGAGTATAATATGTCCCCTCTAAACCATTAACAtcatttgtttcttgttttcaGGACCAGTCTCAGGCCCAGAGAGAGCTGTGGATGATGGAGGACATTCTGGCGGGACTAAAGATCAACAGGGATCACTTTCGCTTCCTGCTGGGTCTACAGAGGCACCACAGTAAGAATCTCTGTTACTGTCACGCTGAGAGGCTGTGGATAGTATAGATGTCCCAAAAGTTCAATTACTTCTTGCTTCCAGCTGGTGTCGCCATTGCGTAAAGTAACCTGGTTCATCCTGATTGTGCGACTGAGACCTGACAATAGATGTCAATACTGTGACcttttctgtctccccccctcAGTGTTCCAGCAGTCATCTCCACATCCAGGATCCCCGGGCTCTCCcacagagaggctgcagagtgGACTGCCAATGGTACGACTCCTGTCCATTGTTTGTTCTTCACCTTGATATTAGCTCTCTGTTAATGCTGGGTAAATGAAGTACACTCAATGCTGAATGGTCTGTGAGCATCTGCTGACTAGATCTTTGAGTCCTACAGGTGTTTTCTTACAGGATGGCTGTAGTTCTTTTTATGCAGAAACGGGAGAGTGGGTAGACTCTGAACAGGCCTGCAATTATATTACATATAGATCTATTGACTGCTGATTTATTTGTGATGCCATGGGTTTATATGtcctcctctccttgtttcaATGTTAGTAATAGGCAACTCATTTATAAAAAGATTACGATAGTGATCAGTAAAACATTATATCAGCAGGATTTGCAAGCCACAGTTGTCTGTACCATAATGTTTTGTCtgtcatcattttaaaaacctgtAAATTGTGAAACTTCTAATCTAGACGGTATGGATATTACATCTTCTATCAAACCCCTTGTGACAATGATCTCTGCAGGATATGGAGGAAGAGCCACCACTCCGTCCACCGTTACCCGAGGAGCTGCAGGAAAGCTACCAGAACAGGGTTCAGGGCCATGGCTGGACAGAGTCACCATATGAggtgtgaaataaaaacaatatcaatGACCAGCATGTGCAAGATAGAATATAATCAAATATGTCTCTGCTTGTGTTTCAGGCGATCTACAGCCATACTGTCGACcccacacagagaggaggaaacagccAGCCTGACCTCCTAAATGTGAAAGCACAGAAAGACTCATGTGGTTGGTGCAGATTCAGTATCAATAGTTAGatagataaaaagacaaggcattgtacacagtcaaattaaaagactagaaataaacaattcaaaatgtaaacatctcaatagaaataaaatagcattaaaaaagtccATTGTAGAAGAAGGGATATTACTGCAATGGCCTGTCAGAGTATTTCATATAGAAGAGcttcaatgtgtgttttatgcagAGCTGTTTATTTCCTTTGTCTTGTCTTCCTAacttctccttcttcctgtcACTTTCTCCTCCCACCCATCCTCACTCACCCCTTCTTatacttctcctcctctttccccgttttcattttcagaatcTGGTTCAATGTGGATCCCACCAGATGCAACAAACCAATCAACCAAGGTTTGATACCTCACAATTTCCTCTTTGCTGGTTATAACTAAATCATGAGTTCTGAAATGTGGTCCAAAATGCTCCAAATATAGAAGCAGTCAAAGCAGATTTTTCTTCCCTGCACTCACAGCCAATTTCAAAATCTTTGATTCTCTCATCTTTCTTGCAATTAGGGCATGTTGCAGTGCCTCTTGTAGTCgagagggggaggcagaggCGCGCGTCTCAATGCAGTAGCTCAGTCTTGTCACATTTGCCACCCAACCCCCCTTCTCAcatgctcaaacacacatacatacatatatggGAAAATACAGATGCAGCTGTGTGCACACGTACAGCTCGTcagaaacacacagctgcagtcatAGTGTTTTTCATATGCAAATACATTCTGGTCCTTGCTTTACCTTCTCTATACGCATATTGCTGGGGTGCAGGGTTCATGAATGACTCATATTctgaacattgttttttctaGAAGATGAAGATGAGTGAAGAAGAGCAGATTGAACGGATAAAGAGGAATCAGGAGAGGTTGACGAATAGGAAGAAACCCCCCATACATGGTTCTGGTGAAAGTTCAGAGACAAGAGAGGAGGTCTGACAAATGATTAATCAGTATAACTGACTTACAGACATACATGGTATACTCATATATGTTTACTGATCCATCAATGTGTTTCCTCAGGCTCCCTTTCCTCTAAGGGTGACACGAGTTGTTACAGCTGTACTGCCTTCGTCCCTTGTGGCCAGGCGGGTTTCTGTTGAGGATCCCCCGCCTGAGCTCGACAACCCACTGCCCGAGCAGATCCCCCCTGAGATGCAGGAGAAAATGTTGACTAAGCCATCCAGGCGTCTGCTGCCGGAGGGTCCGGATCAGAAGCGTTGCTCGGCAGGGATGCACCATGATCAGGCTGTTAAAAAGGCAAACAGGCAGCAGCATCAGGGAGGGTTGAGGTCCCCCAAGAGGGAGTCACGGTCAGACAAGACCTCCAGGAATCAAGTTCAAGACCAAGCAGGTTCCGGAAATGGAAGTGAGAGCTTAGACACAAGGGTAagggataataaaataatgatccACATGATAAAAGCATATTCAAAGTCATAATTAATATTGTCTTAGAATTATAGTTCAACAAACCATTGATTTTGTTGTCATTGGCCTTGCTTTCTCATTGTttaggaacacacacatactgtaggtgTAAGTCTGTGTAAACATGTATTGAAATCTGATATGTAGAAACGTATTGAAGTGGAAACCCTTCCCCAGGGAATAAACCAAGCTTGCAGAGAAAGTGAACAGATACacatattgtttgtgtttgccaaTTATAATTCATAGACAACAAAATGTACGCTGTGTTACCCAAAATACTTAAGAGACTTACAGTAGTCGGGGTCAACGAGAGCCCAGAGAGGTCAAACTCCTTTATAGGCCTTTTATTAGCCTACTACTTCAAGTTAACATAAAATAGATTAATTCAAATAGACTTATTTTGGATTTAGAAGCATGTTTTAAACCTGTAGTCTCTGATTGCCAACAGAAGAGATGTTGCAAGTGGTTTCTAAACTGATGCT carries:
- the si:ch211-234p6.5 gene encoding uncharacterized protein si:ch211-234p6.5 isoform X1 — encoded protein: MELEAPSRRAQLVRMDDQDRVSQTSSRATISYFPVMQESDGRVQTFGKRCQSAKRDPNCSVVIRGWLNKKDSSGLKLWKRRWFVLSNFCLFYYKDSREESVLGSIPLPSYKILFCTPRECKNRKFTFKVVHQGMRSYFFSADTQEDMLGWVRALSQSAAMESNSSLNRRCSSYQDFTQIGGSTESVDFPKNPSDGEDPSQRHRNVSRTLSEPSHLAGGRMGTSCSELRGRRSVRQRNSRTPSPREFSRRRACGPHQEEDSLPGQITPPMQTEMMSSRGQLGSRPHTPVGRVDIRPNDDSAMGPHTLYYAPASPQLEFKSTPTTPVTERWQSISRPIPTYGSVHHIQSGRRPLGKSYSTGANADLLPPLPPSSRAPHAPQHPHHHHHHHHHHHRSNMSVCVLPQAMPPKPETPPIRPLESDADVVLTRLCGCDKLLQSLSVELAQLQMDKDSVQCALEVSRLQLEEWKSQGPRAQEEALIQKALLQEELVTIRAKMCDVSLEMERVWSQYERMESELWVIRSHLQHICNFGVPQDQSQAQRELWMMEDILAGLKINRDHFRFLLGLQRHHMFQQSSPHPGSPGSPTERLQSGLPMDMEEEPPLRPPLPEELQESYQNRVQGHGWTESPYEAIYSHTVDPTQRGGNSQPDLLNVKAQKDSCESGSMWIPPDATNQSTKKMKMSEEEQIERIKRNQERLTNRKKPPIHGSGESSETREEAPFPLRVTRVVTAVLPSSLVARRVSVEDPPPELDNPLPEQIPPEMQEKMLTKPSRRLLPEGPDQKRCSAGMHHDQAVKKANRQQHQGGLRSPKRESRSDKTSRNQVQDQAGSGNGSESLDTRTDERRSALLTPDLSPDLCLTPEQREAKLRRVERIRERVIKSAVRQSATSHNQLPIRGEVQEVPPDKARKQRMKSGQRSYDGYGSCDHIRGSAELQLSGGTSHHEEEREGHVKNSKSQVKHGNNTQDKDHSGRNGVAKTKTRRPASPYHISSMTFYQKDGGKGFTSCKDGEEQKFEEPGADDRESDFSSSDLRAKWFLSTNKWKGLPLPMDSCNEGVSDVENQPACTENLTDSNAMSLSVSESLEKMKENHSLFYKIACDICISDTDITKADGNGQTPSRPGEEEELLITESLLDEVLHSVGRSFKQESLQESRLHLQSDVNENSRSIKDELQDSTQDKAVSNTSASLEKNEDTSRQDSQLEVEETVHGDPVQETSSDPALDESVKMREEQSGTKESEDRKVDQERAKERKKCQSLSEVKETVPDGGNSITPSGSVYEGQRVMRSASFGKARVTVLRTSL
- the si:ch211-234p6.5 gene encoding uncharacterized protein si:ch211-234p6.5 isoform X2 is translated as MDDQDRVSQTSSRATISYFPVMQESDGRVQTFGKRCQSAKRDPNCSVVIRGWLNKKDSSGLKLWKRRWFVLSNFCLFYYKDSREESVLGSIPLPSYKILFCTPRECKNRKFTFKVVHQGMRSYFFSADTQEDMLGWVRALSQSAAMESNSSLNRRCSSYQDFTQIGGSTESVDFPKNPSDGEDPSQRHRNVSRTLSEPSHLAGGRMGTSCSELRGRRSVRQRNSRTPSPREFSRRRACGPHQEEDSLPGQITPPMQTEMMSSRGQLGSRPHTPVGRVDIRPNDDSAMGPHTLYYAPASPQLEFKSTPTTPVTERWQSISRPIPTYGSVHHIQSGRRPLGKSYSTGANADLLPPLPPSSRAPHAPQHPHHHHHHHHHHHRSNMSVCVLPQAMPPKPETPPIRPLESDADVVLTRLCGCDKLLQSLSVELAQLQMDKDSVQCALEVSRLQLEEWKSQGPRAQEEALIQKALLQEELVTIRAKMCDVSLEMERVWSQYERMESELWVIRSHLQHICNFGVPQDQSQAQRELWMMEDILAGLKINRDHFRFLLGLQRHHMFQQSSPHPGSPGSPTERLQSGLPMDMEEEPPLRPPLPEELQESYQNRVQGHGWTESPYEAIYSHTVDPTQRGGNSQPDLLNVKAQKDSCESGSMWIPPDATNQSTKKMKMSEEEQIERIKRNQERLTNRKKPPIHGSGESSETREEAPFPLRVTRVVTAVLPSSLVARRVSVEDPPPELDNPLPEQIPPEMQEKMLTKPSRRLLPEGPDQKRCSAGMHHDQAVKKANRQQHQGGLRSPKRESRSDKTSRNQVQDQAGSGNGSESLDTRTDERRSALLTPDLSPDLCLTPEQREAKLRRVERIRERVIKSAVRQSATSHNQLPIRGEVQEVPPDKARKQRMKSGQRSYDGYGSCDHIRGSAELQLSGGTSHHEEEREGHVKNSKSQVKHGNNTQDKDHSGRNGVAKTKTRRPASPYHISSMTFYQKDGGKGFTSCKDGEEQKFEEPGADDRESDFSSSDLRAKWFLSTNKWKGLPLPMDSCNEGVSDVENQPACTENLTDSNAMSLSVSESLEKMKENHSLFYKIACDICISDTDITKADGNGQTPSRPGEEEELLITESLLDEVLHSVGRSFKQESLQESRLHLQSDVNENSRSIKDELQDSTQDKAVSNTSASLEKNEDTSRQDSQLEVEETVHGDPVQETSSDPALDESVKMREEQSGTKESEDRKVDQERAKERKKCQSLSEVKETVPDGGNSITPSGSVYEGQRVMRSASFGKARVTVLRTSL